The genomic DNA GTTCTTGAAGTGATGCGCAAATGCGGAATAGCAACCAGGCGGTACCGGAAACTGCCAATGGAACTAATGGCTTATTACATTATTTGCATGACGCTTTATGCCAAGGTTTCGCTTCAGGAAGTATTGCGTTGCCTTTTCGAGGGCTGCGACAAACTCCGGTTTAAACTTCCCTGTGGCATAATTACCGGACGCGGCGGAATTCCCAACGCCCGCAACCGTCTGGGGGCGGAGTTTATGCGGGTATTGTTCGAGACGGTATGTTTGCCGATTGCCACCTCGAAAACTATTGGCGCGTTCTATCGCAAGTGGCGTCTGGTCGCGATTGACGGCAGTACGCTTGATCTTCCCGACGAAAAAGCCAATCGTGATTTTTTCGGAAGGCCGGGCGCTTCTCGTGGGGAAGCGGCATTCCCCAAGCTCCGCTTTGTGGCTTTACTGGAAATCGGAACCCACGCTATTTTCGCGGCTGCCCAAGGGGCTTACAAAGAACATGAGAATAGCTTGGCGAAAAAGATATTGTCGCGCTTGAAAGCCGGAATGCTACTGATTGCGGATCGCGGATTCGGTTGTTATCCGATTTACAGCGAAGCGATAAAAACCGGCGCCGATTTGCTGTTCCGCGTGCGCGGCATAATGAAGTTTCCATGC from Kiritimatiellia bacterium includes the following:
- a CDS encoding IS4 family transposase, which translates into the protein VLEVMRKCGIATRRYRKLPMELMAYYIICMTLYAKVSLQEVLRCLFEGCDKLRFKLPCGIITGRGGIPNARNRLGAEFMRVLFETVCLPIATSKTIGAFYRKWRLVAIDGSTLDLPDEKANRDFFGRPGASRGEAAFPKLRFVALLEIGTHAIFAAAQGAYKEHENSLAKKILSRLKAGMLLIADRGFGCYPIYSEAIKTGADLLFRVRGIMKFPCLKTFVDGSYLSKLYPSPNDRRKDINGITVRIIEYRLKGGKEKYVLITSILDPELAPAPELAAVYHERWEIEMGYDEIKNHLKEPGNCLRSKTPELIIQEFYGYLLAHFTIRSLMHQAALKTSCDPDSLSFTGAVRVVCRKITAAHFPPTACAD